Genomic segment of Limnohabitans sp. INBF002:
GCTGTACGCCGATAAACCGATTTACGACATTCCCGGCATCCCCGTGTGCACGGGCCGTGAGTTGGTGGCGCAGCTGCAAACCCAAATCAAACCGTTTGAGCCTACCTTTCACCTCAATCAAGAAGTGACCGAGGTCGAACGCTTGGACGACGGCCTCATCTCGGTGCGCACGTCTGCGCAACAGCATTTCATTTGCAAGGTCTTGGTCATCGCCGCAGGCGTGGGTGCTTTCCAAGCGCGCAAGCTGAGCGTAGAAGGTGCAGCAGAGCTAGAAGGCACGCACGTGCATTACCGCTTGGGCGAAGCCTCGCGCTTTGCAGGCCAAGACGTGGTGGTGTTGGGCGGTGAAGAATCTGCCGTTGCGGCGGCGTTGAAACTCACGCTCGAAACAAAAGCAGCACGCAGCGTGACGCTGATGCACCGCCGCGATGTGTTTACCGCCGAACCTGTGCTCTTGCAAGCCATGCGCGATGCGGTTGCCAGCGGTAAGCTGCAACTGCAAATTGGCCAGCCTACTGCCTTGTTAAGCACATCGAACCAGCTTCACGCCGTGCAAGTGGCCACGCCCGATGGTCAAACCATGGAGCGCCCAGCGCAACATGTGGTGGCGTTCTTGGGCCTCTCGCCCAAGCTTGGCCCCATCACCAACTGGGGCTTGGCCATGGAGCGCAAACAACTGGTGGTCAACACCGAAACCTTTGCCACCGATGTACCAGGCATCTTTGCCGTGGGCGATATCAACACCTACCTCGGCAAGAAAAAACTCATCTTGTGCGGCTTTCACGAAGCCACCCTCGCCGCTTTTGGCGCAGCGGCTATCGTGCATCCCACACGAAAAACCCTGCTGCAATACACGACAACGTCGACCGAATTGCATCGCCTTCTAGGCATCGCTTAAAATCTGCATCGCGTTAGCAATAACGCATCCGCTAGGGGTGTTGAAGCCGTCACCGACTTCGACTGAGAAAGTCCCTTTGAACCTGATTGAGGTAATCCTCGCGCAGGGAAGCTTGGTCTTACAACGAGGCTCTTCACTCACAAGAGCATTCACTCGTTTAGAAATCAGCCGACCTGTCATACGTTTAAGGAAACGTCATGGCAAACCATTCGCCATTCTTGAAAGCAACGCGCGTTCACGCGGCCGTTGCACTGTGCATTGCATCTTGCGCGTCCGCTTGGGCGCAACAAAATCCCACCGAAATCACCATCACCGACAAACTGCCTGCGCGCGTGTCTGGCTTTGGTGATGTGCCCGCGCACGAGTTGCCGTTCAACACCACCACCATCGACAGCGCCACACTGAAAGACATCGGGGCACAACGCCTATCGGATGCTTTGCATTTGGATGCTTCTGTCACAGATAGCTATAACGCACCTGCATACTGGGACATGCTCAGCGTGCGAGGTTTCACATTGAACAACCGCTACAACTATCAACGCGAAGGCTTGCCCATCAGTGCCGAAACCATGATTCCGATGGATAACAAAGAGCGCATTGAACTACTTAAAGGAACAAGTGGCATGCAAGCGGGCACTAGTGCACCCGGAGGACTGGTGAACTATGTGGTCAAACGTGCCCCCACAGGTGTGGAGCAAAAAATTCGCAACGTCACCATTAGCTACGGTGACGGGAATAACCGTTTGGTAGCGGCCGATTTGGGTGGACGCTTCGGTAATACCTCAGAGTTTGGCTACCGATTCAATATAGCCCATGAAGACCTCAATCCTTATATCAAAAATGCGACAGGTCATCGCGATTTAGTCGCGTTAGCAATGGACTTTCGAATTAATTCGGACAGCAAATTGGAATGGGAAATTGAGCAAAGCCATCGAGAGCAAATTGGTGTGAACGCATACAGCTTACTGGGGACAAGTGACCCATCTACTGCGGCTTTCCCTTCTTCTGTCAATCCGCGTTTAAATTTCACCTATCAACCTTGGACACAACCCCAAGTATTTGATGCGTTCACGAGCACTATCAGATTCAAACAAAACTTGAACAATGGATGGCTCTGGACAACACAAGTCGGAACGCAACATCTACGGATGGATGATCGGCTGTCATATGCATGGGGTTACGACTGCCACAGTATTACGTGCGTCAACTGGGACAGATTCAGCCCACAAGGCAATTTTGACCTATGGGATTACCGAAGCGAAAACGAACGTAGAAAGACAGAAGTTATTCAAACTGAGTTGACTGGAACATCATCGCTATCTGGCTTTCAACACGATTTGACTTTCAGCGTCATGCGATACCGTCAACTCAATCGTCTACCTCCGATGCAAGCATATAACTATGCAGGCACAGGCAATATCGACGGAACGGGTACCAACACAGCAGTCCCAACCCCATACGACTTAAATACGGAACGAAGCGACTACACGAATGAGTTCGGTGTTAAGGACCGGATACATCTGAGTAAGCAAACCTCAGCTTGGTTGGGTTTGCGTCATATTCAAATGAATCGCCAAAGCACCAAAACAGATGGAAGCGTCCCCGTTCAAGATCAACGTAACGTCACAACACCATGGATTGCTTTCAGTCACTCATTAGACGCATCCATGACGGTGTATGCCAGTTATGGTGAAGGCATCGAGACAGAGGTCACACCCAACAAATCAAGCTACACCAATCGAGGACAAGCACTACCGGTCCTGCGCAGCCATCAACAAGAAATTGGTATCAAAAAACAGACGCTTTCAAGTAGCTGGCAAATCACTTGGTTTGATATCACTCGCCCTGTATCGGGATGCGATCCAATGGCAACACCCTGCACAAAACAAATTGACGGCGAGGCACACCACAAAGGCATAGAACTTAGCGGCAACACTTCGGTAAAGAACTGGAACTTGGGCGGCGGCTTGACATGGATTGATGCAAAACGTGAAAACAGCAACCTTACGCCAGAGCTGAATGGTCAGCGCCCTGTCAACGTACCCTCATACATCTTGCGCGGCATGGCTGAATATCGGTATACCTCGGTCCCAGGGTTGCGCGCAGGCGTTCGCTTTTCTCACGAGGGAGAGCGAAACGTAACCGGCATAGGCGACATCAAGCTCCCAGCTTGGACTACCCTAGACGCCACGGCACATTACGACACAAAAATAAACGACATCGCATCGACTTGGACGTTGGGTATCAACAACGTGGCTAATAAACAATATTGGCGTGAATCCCCCATGCAAGATGGCCACTTCTACCTCTACCCCGGCGCTCCGCGGACTTTAAGGGCCAGCGTTCAATTCCGTCTTTAAACATCAAGTAAAGTCAAGGGCATGAATCGGAAATCTAGATTTTTGGAAGTTTCTCGCACAAAAAGGGCGATTGCACTTTGTATTACGGCGACTTCCACAGTCTGGGCGCAACAAAATCCGACGGAAATCACCATCACTGCCGAGCCTCCCATTCGGGTATCCGGCTTTGATGGTGCGCCCTTGCAAGAGCTACCCATCAGTGTCAGCACCATCAACCAAACCACCTTACGCGACATAGGTGCACAACGCGTCACCGACGCTTTGCGCTTAGACGCATCGGTGAGCGACAGCTACAACCTCCCCGCCTATTGGGACAAACTGAGCGTGCGTGGCTTTGCGCTTGACAACCGCTACAACTACCGCCGCGAAGGTTTGCCCATCTCCGCCGAGACCATCATTCCGATGGACAACAAAGAGCGCATTGAGTTGCTCAAAGGCACGAGCGGCATTCAGTCTGGCACCAGCTCGCCAGGCGGTTTGGTCAATTACCTGGTCAAACGCGCACCCACCAGCGCAGAAAAAAACATTCGTGATGTCACGCTCAGTTACGGCCCTGGAAACAACCGTTTGGTAGCCACAGATTTGGGCGGACGCTTTGGTCAAGACGCTGATTTCGGCTACAGGTTCAACGTGGCTCACGAAGACCTTGATCCTTATATTCGTGACACCAAGGGTTACCGTAATTTGGTGGCCTTGGCCATGGACTGGCGCATCAACAGAAACAACCGATTGGAGTGGGAGTTTGAGCAAAGCCACCACACGCAAATTGGGGTGAACTTTTACAGCTTGCTGTCATCCGGACCAACTCAAAAGGTACTGCCGCCAACCGTGGATGGCACACGCAACATCACGCGTCAGCCCAACTCGCAACCTGGCGTGTTCGATGGTCTGACAGGCACGGTGCGTCTGAAACATCAGTTAAACAACGGCTGGATGTGGAATACGCAATATGGTTCGCAACGTTTGCGTGCCGATGACCGATTGACCTATGCATCCGGTTGCAGCAGCGCCATCAGCGATAGCTTTTGTCTTTCGCCGATGGGTAATTTTCAAATTCGGGATTACACCAGCGAGAACGAGCGACGCATGAGCGACGCGATTCAAACGGAACTCCGCGGTCAAGTTCAATTGGGGGGGCTGGAACACAGCGTTCAGCTCAGCCTCATGCGACAGCGCCAAATGAACCAAATGCCCTACTCGTACAGCGACAACCTGGTGGGCATGACCAACATCAATGGGGGCTTAACCCCAACCCCCGACTACAACACTTACCGACAAACCAGCAGCACTGACTACAGCACCGAAGTGGCCGTCAATGACCGCGTGCGATTAACTGATCGCACACAAGCTTGGTTTGGCCTGCGTCACACCCAACTGAGCCGCCAAAGCATGCAAACCGACGGCAGTGCGGCGGTGCAAGACATACGGGGTGTCAGCACGCCTTGGTTAGCTTTGAGCCATCAACTGACCCCGCATCACTTGGTCTATGCCAGCTACGGTCAGGGCCTAGAAGCACGTGCAACGCCCAACACACCCAATTACACCAACGCAGGTCAACCCTTGCCAGCGCTACGCAGCACCCAACGCGAAGTTGGTATCAAAAGTCAAGGCACGCACGCGAACTGGCAAATCACTTGGTTTGACATCACACGCCCCGCCATTTCCGACTCTGGTGCTTGCAACACAAACACGGCCAGCTGCACACAACAAATCGATGGCCAAGCCCACCACCAAGGCATCGAACTCAATGCCCAAAGTCATTTGGGCCGATGGTCGATGGGAGGCAGCGCCGCATGGCTAGATGCCAAACGTGAAAATGCCACCGTCCAAACAGATCTGAACGGCCAACGCCCGATCAACGTGCCCAAGTACATCTTGCGTGGCATGGCCGAATACCGCTCGGCCAGCCTGGTGGGATTGCGCTCTGGCCTTCGCCTGTCACACGAGGGCAAACGCAATGTCACCGAATACGGTGACATCATGCTGTCAGCATGGACCACGGTGGACGCCACCACACACTACGACACCAAAGTCAACCATGTCGCATCCACCTGGACATTGGCTATCAACAATCTGGCCAACAAACACTATTGGCGTGAATCCCCGAAACAATATGGGCAGTACTTTCTCTATCCAGGAGCACCTCGCACAATTCGCGCAACAATTCAGTTTCACCTCTGAAAAACGCGAAAAAAATGCGCTATAATTTTTGTATTCCTCGATAGCTCAGTTGGTAGAGCGCCGGACTGTTAATCCGTAGGTCCCTGGTTCGAGCCCAGGTCGAGGAGCCAATTAATAAGGGCCTTGCAGTGATGCAAGGCCCTTTTTCTTTGCTTTAGAAGGAATTATTGGACATGGTTTTGACCCCCATTGAGCTGATTTTTGGTTTAGTCGGCTGTATTTTGGCGATGCTGATTGGCGCTTGGATGGCAAAAAAGCAAGCGCGTGCGTTTAGCCATCAAAGTCATGCCAACGCAGATCAAACGGTGCAGCAAAACGGCGATTTGCCTGTGGTCACTTTTGCAGACTACGGTGACATGCGTTTTTTGCATTTGGGCACCCCCGCAGTGCAGGGCTCTATGAAGGTGAGCAAGCCGTTTGAAATCCACCTCGAATATCAACAACGCATGATGGGCTGGTTGTTATTGACAGATTTAGATCAAGTCAGTCATAAACACGCCATGCAGCTGGGATTGGGCGCTGCATCACTGACCAAGTTTTGTTATCAGCATTTAAAGATGCGGACCATCGCCATCGAATTAAACCCACAGGTGATAACGACATGCAGGCAGTGGTTCAACTTACCCAAGGACAACGACAAATTGCAGGTGGTATTGGGCGACGCCGCCGAAATTGCAGGCGACGACCAATGGCGCGGAAAGATCGATGCTTTGCAAGTTGATTTGTATGACCAAGATGCTGCCCGCCCAGTAATCGACAGCGAAGATTTTTACCGTGATTGCCGCAGCTTGCTCACCCACGAAGGTTGTATGGCGGTGAACTTATTTGGCCAAGCCTCCAACTATGACGAAAGCTTGAAAAAAATCACAACAGCTTTTGGCAAAGACGCCGTGTGGGCATTCAAACCCACCCCAGCAGGCAATGCGATTGTTCTGGCTTTGCGTACACCTCGCGTGTTTGACACAAACACATTGCAGGCCCAGGCGCAAACGATTCAAACACGTTGGCCTTTGCCTGCAACAAAATGGCTGAAGACATTAGCCCCAATCAGCAAGACCATGACCCTAGATCGTGCAAGCCTCAGTTGAGAAGCCAGCCTCCCCCAGCATCAGGGGCGACGTTTGACTTCACGCTGCGTGCTTTTATCAATCGCCGCAACCAACAAACCAAACTCTTGCGCAAGTAGTCTCAACACATCGTCGAGCGTGACAAGCCCGACAAGATCTTGTTTCTCATTCACCACAGGGACACGACGGATGCCGTTGGTACGCATGGTCCGCATTAAATCGATCAGCGAATCATCCTCTTGCACGGTGATCACTGGCGCGCTCATGATGTCTTCTACAAATAACGGACCAGGGTCAATCCCTTGTGCAATCACACACGTCACGATGTCTCGATCCGTGAGAAGGCCCGAAACCTTGCGCTCGCCATTGAGATGGTCCACAACCACCAAGGCTCCCACATGATCGCGGCGCATCAACTGTGCAGCGGTGACCAAATTTGTATCTTTGTCGGCAAAAGTCACTTCACGCGTGCAGATCTCGCCAACCGTTAAACGTTCGCCCATAGGGAGCTCCTTTGATGTCAATCGAACAAGGCATCCGACCTCGACAGGTCCGGGTTTGTCGAGGTTGGATGTATCAAACTTATGAAATCTTCAACAGCTTTGAATGGTTGCCTGGCTTCTTTGGCAAGGTGAGTTCCAGCACGCCGTCTTCATACTTGGCAACAGCGGTTGCCTGATCAATCGCTTGTTCCAAAGTGAAGCTGCGGAAAATCTTTCCGTAATAGCGCTCACTGCGAATCGTCTTCGCACCTTCTTTTTCTTCCTTTTGTTTTTTTATCTCAGCGGTCACTGACACTTGATTGCCATCAATCATGACTTTGATTTCATCTTTGTGAACACCTGGCATTTCCGCTTTGACGAAGTAGGTTTTTTCATCCTCATTCAGGTCTAACTTCATCTGTGGATGGTCATCCGTCATACGGTAGATAGGTCGAAGCGCAAAGCCTTTGAAAAAGTCGTCACCAAAAGGTTCCGTCAATTCACGAAAAGGGTTGAAACGGGCTAAGTTAGTCATGGGAAATCCTCCATATGTTGATCAATCGTGGCGCCTAATGCCCCACCTAAATAGCACCTTGAAGCAAGATGCCTATCCGCTAGTTTCTAAGTTAACGGCTTGTACGTTTGTGTCAAAACACACGCTAAGAGGCGCATTAAGGTTTAAAAATTTTTAACGTTCTCTACCGTACGTCTTTCAATGTGTGAAATAGAACAGAAGATAAAAGGAAAAGAAAAGATCATTCACTTTCATTTTTGAAAGGACTCTTTATGACCCCCCACCGTCTTCTTGCGGCATGCATCTTGACAACGCTTGGCATCACCGCAGCCCAAGCGCAAACCAGCATCTACCCCTCAGATATTGGCTATTACGGCGAAGTTGCCTATACCCCCATTGAACTAAAAGTAGATGGTGGCGAAACATCAAACCCACAAGCGATGCGATTGATCGTTGGCAAGGAAATACATAAAAATTGGGCTGTGGAAGCCATGTACATAACCACGGTTTCCAAAGACAACAAAACTTTGTTTGATGGAGAAATCACCAACTACGGCATTGCCATCAAACCCAAAGTTGCATTGACCGAAAGCACTGAACTTTTCGCACGCGTGGGGCTCACGCACGCCAACATCACCGCGACCACCGGCAGCGAACGAACAGGCGCAGATGTCAGCTATGGCATGGGTTTGCAAACAAAGTTCACACCCGCCATTTATGGACAGGTGGACTACATGAACTACTACCACAAGGATGGCATCCGAGCACAAGGCTACGGCATCTCACTGGGATATCGGTTCTAAATACAAAGCGGCTGATCTCATCAGCCGCTTTTTTTATACCTCGACAGATTTCGTCACGACAACAGCGCCATCACATCCGCATCTGACACCTCGTTGAATTCTTGGTAGTACTGGCCAATGAAATGAAAATCAGCAGGCGCATGCAAGCAAACCACCTCATCTGCCAAAGGCCGCACACGCGACAAAGCGTCAGGTGAGGCAACCGGCACAGCGCAGATCAATTTGCGAGGCTCTGCTCGACGTAAGCTGTGCAGCGCGGCAATCATGGTGGCCCCTGTCGCCAGTCCATCGTCCACCACAATCACCCAACGGTCCATCGGATCAATCGGTTTTCGAATGGGCGTGTAGCGGTGACGCCGCTCAGAAATGACCGCCATTTGGATGTGTTTCTCAGACGCGATGTAATCTTGATCTGCACCTTGACTGGCCGCATAGGGTGACACGTAAGTCCAGCCACTTTCATCCACAGCGCCCACGGCCACTTCTTCAGAATAAGGCGCGCGCAGCTTTCGCACCAACACAACATCCAAGT
This window contains:
- a CDS encoding NAD(P)/FAD-dependent oxidoreductase, producing the protein MTASAIHTDAVIVGAGPVGLFQVFQLGLQDIRSHVIDALPHVGGQCVELYADKPIYDIPGIPVCTGRELVAQLQTQIKPFEPTFHLNQEVTEVERLDDGLISVRTSAQQHFICKVLVIAAGVGAFQARKLSVEGAAELEGTHVHYRLGEASRFAGQDVVVLGGEESAVAAALKLTLETKAARSVTLMHRRDVFTAEPVLLQAMRDAVASGKLQLQIGQPTALLSTSNQLHAVQVATPDGQTMERPAQHVVAFLGLSPKLGPITNWGLAMERKQLVVNTETFATDVPGIFAVGDINTYLGKKKLILCGFHEATLAAFGAAAIVHPTRKTLLQYTTTSTELHRLLGIA
- a CDS encoding TonB-dependent siderophore receptor, whose translation is MANHSPFLKATRVHAAVALCIASCASAWAQQNPTEITITDKLPARVSGFGDVPAHELPFNTTTIDSATLKDIGAQRLSDALHLDASVTDSYNAPAYWDMLSVRGFTLNNRYNYQREGLPISAETMIPMDNKERIELLKGTSGMQAGTSAPGGLVNYVVKRAPTGVEQKIRNVTISYGDGNNRLVAADLGGRFGNTSEFGYRFNIAHEDLNPYIKNATGHRDLVALAMDFRINSDSKLEWEIEQSHREQIGVNAYSLLGTSDPSTAAFPSSVNPRLNFTYQPWTQPQVFDAFTSTIRFKQNLNNGWLWTTQVGTQHLRMDDRLSYAWGYDCHSITCVNWDRFSPQGNFDLWDYRSENERRKTEVIQTELTGTSSLSGFQHDLTFSVMRYRQLNRLPPMQAYNYAGTGNIDGTGTNTAVPTPYDLNTERSDYTNEFGVKDRIHLSKQTSAWLGLRHIQMNRQSTKTDGSVPVQDQRNVTTPWIAFSHSLDASMTVYASYGEGIETEVTPNKSSYTNRGQALPVLRSHQQEIGIKKQTLSSSWQITWFDITRPVSGCDPMATPCTKQIDGEAHHKGIELSGNTSVKNWNLGGGLTWIDAKRENSNLTPELNGQRPVNVPSYILRGMAEYRYTSVPGLRAGVRFSHEGERNVTGIGDIKLPAWTTLDATAHYDTKINDIASTWTLGINNVANKQYWRESPMQDGHFYLYPGAPRTLRASVQFRL
- a CDS encoding TonB-dependent siderophore receptor; this translates as MQELPISVSTINQTTLRDIGAQRVTDALRLDASVSDSYNLPAYWDKLSVRGFALDNRYNYRREGLPISAETIIPMDNKERIELLKGTSGIQSGTSSPGGLVNYLVKRAPTSAEKNIRDVTLSYGPGNNRLVATDLGGRFGQDADFGYRFNVAHEDLDPYIRDTKGYRNLVALAMDWRINRNNRLEWEFEQSHHTQIGVNFYSLLSSGPTQKVLPPTVDGTRNITRQPNSQPGVFDGLTGTVRLKHQLNNGWMWNTQYGSQRLRADDRLTYASGCSSAISDSFCLSPMGNFQIRDYTSENERRMSDAIQTELRGQVQLGGLEHSVQLSLMRQRQMNQMPYSYSDNLVGMTNINGGLTPTPDYNTYRQTSSTDYSTEVAVNDRVRLTDRTQAWFGLRHTQLSRQSMQTDGSAAVQDIRGVSTPWLALSHQLTPHHLVYASYGQGLEARATPNTPNYTNAGQPLPALRSTQREVGIKSQGTHANWQITWFDITRPAISDSGACNTNTASCTQQIDGQAHHQGIELNAQSHLGRWSMGGSAAWLDAKRENATVQTDLNGQRPINVPKYILRGMAEYRSASLVGLRSGLRLSHEGKRNVTEYGDIMLSAWTTVDATTHYDTKVNHVASTWTLAINNLANKHYWRESPKQYGQYFLYPGAPRTIRATIQFHL
- a CDS encoding spermidine synthase codes for the protein MVLTPIELIFGLVGCILAMLIGAWMAKKQARAFSHQSHANADQTVQQNGDLPVVTFADYGDMRFLHLGTPAVQGSMKVSKPFEIHLEYQQRMMGWLLLTDLDQVSHKHAMQLGLGAASLTKFCYQHLKMRTIAIELNPQVITTCRQWFNLPKDNDKLQVVLGDAAEIAGDDQWRGKIDALQVDLYDQDAARPVIDSEDFYRDCRSLLTHEGCMAVNLFGQASNYDESLKKITTAFGKDAVWAFKPTPAGNAIVLALRTPRVFDTNTLQAQAQTIQTRWPLPATKWLKTLAPISKTMTLDRASLS
- a CDS encoding CBS domain-containing protein — translated: MGERLTVGEICTREVTFADKDTNLVTAAQLMRRDHVGALVVVDHLNGERKVSGLLTDRDIVTCVIAQGIDPGPLFVEDIMSAPVITVQEDDSLIDLMRTMRTNGIRRVPVVNEKQDLVGLVTLDDVLRLLAQEFGLLVAAIDKSTQREVKRRP
- a CDS encoding Hsp20/alpha crystallin family protein; amino-acid sequence: MTNLARFNPFRELTEPFGDDFFKGFALRPIYRMTDDHPQMKLDLNEDEKTYFVKAEMPGVHKDEIKVMIDGNQVSVTAEIKKQKEEKEGAKTIRSERYYGKIFRSFTLEQAIDQATAVAKYEDGVLELTLPKKPGNHSKLLKIS
- a CDS encoding porin family protein — protein: MTPHRLLAACILTTLGITAAQAQTSIYPSDIGYYGEVAYTPIELKVDGGETSNPQAMRLIVGKEIHKNWAVEAMYITTVSKDNKTLFDGEITNYGIAIKPKVALTESTELFARVGLTHANITATTGSERTGADVSYGMGLQTKFTPAIYGQVDYMNYYHKDGIRAQGYGISLGYRF
- a CDS encoding phosphoribosyltransferase family protein, with protein sequence MMFKNRTDAAQQLAKYLATYKDKHPLVLAIPRGAVPMGKIIANHLQGDLDVVLVRKLRAPYSEEVAVGAVDESGWTYVSPYAASQGADQDYIASEKHIQMAVISERRHRYTPIRKPIDPMDRWVIVVDDGLATGATMIAALHSLRRAEPRKLICAVPVASPDALSRVRPLADEVVCLHAPADFHFIGQYYQEFNEVSDADVMALLS